A DNA window from Bacillus sp. SM2101 contains the following coding sequences:
- the flgL gene encoding flagellar hook-associated protein FlgL has protein sequence MRVTQTMIADRSLRNISQGYSRLGELQDQLSTGKKITRPSDDPVVAMKGIAYRTNLTEVEQYQRNLSELYSWIENSEDGLDHANSALAQVRDLVLRGKNGSLSPEDQQAIADELSQIKEDLISVANTKVAGKYIYNGTAIDEAPVNAGPPIVANINTDAFNISVSNGVEMKANINADNVFSQALFDTIQDIEDSLNGLASGSGDFDTLLDEVDGHLDSLSAERSELGARYNRVELVEDRLAQQELIATKILSDNEDVDLERVIIDLTVQESVHRAALSVGASIMQPTLMDFLR, from the coding sequence ATGCGAGTTACTCAAACGATGATAGCTGATCGCTCACTTCGTAATATTAGTCAAGGCTACTCTCGACTTGGAGAATTACAAGACCAGTTATCTACAGGGAAGAAAATTACTAGACCTTCTGACGATCCAGTAGTAGCGATGAAGGGGATAGCTTATCGAACGAACTTGACAGAGGTAGAGCAATATCAACGAAACCTTTCAGAATTATACTCATGGATTGAAAACTCTGAGGATGGCCTAGACCATGCAAACTCAGCACTTGCCCAAGTTCGTGATCTAGTATTAAGAGGAAAAAACGGCTCGCTTTCGCCTGAGGATCAACAGGCAATAGCGGATGAGCTGTCTCAAATTAAGGAAGATTTAATATCTGTAGCAAATACGAAGGTAGCTGGGAAATACATTTATAATGGGACAGCGATAGATGAAGCTCCTGTCAATGCAGGACCTCCTATAGTTGCAAATATCAATACGGATGCATTTAATATTTCAGTTTCCAACGGAGTTGAAATGAAGGCGAATATAAATGCAGACAACGTGTTTAGTCAAGCGCTTTTTGATACTATTCAGGATATTGAAGACAGCCTTAACGGGCTGGCATCGGGTTCAGGTGATTTTGATACACTATTAGACGAGGTGGATGGTCATTTAGACAGCCTTTCTGCCGAGCGATCTGAGCTAGGTGCGCGCTATAATCGCGTTGAGCTAGTAGAGGATCGCCTAGCCCAACAGGAGCTCATCGCTACTAAAATTTTATCTGACAATGAAGATGTAGATTTAGAGCGGGTCATTATCGATTTAACTGTACAGGAAAGTGTTCATCGTGCTGCTTTAAGTGTTGGCGCA
- the flgK gene encoding flagellar hook-associated protein FlgK — protein sequence MRSTFHGLETARRGMTTQQTALNVLGHNIANANTPGYTRQRVDFVQTEPYPPASINRPEIPGQMGTGVEAGEIQRIRDRFLDIQYRSENSKLGYWESRAEALSRMEDIMNEPSDSGLSSTIDAFWKSLEDLAVDPSNSGARSVVRENGRSVAQAFNYIASSLQATQQDFKDKLDHSIDEINTLATLLNNVNQQIAEVEPHGLIPNDLYDERDRLLDQISNLANIEVSYTSSGGHAPPTADGIATVTLVDDSGNSLGTLVDTSGNVNALTINYNATNGLAESIDFDGNTMGVDGGFASTGSIRSLIDSYGYTDGTSKEGEYPDMIKKIDEMAYAFATEFNNVHQSGWNINDINASTQTPVNFFEALANPEGAASLLQLSAEIEASTDNIAASATGQLGDGGNAVALAEVKNNALTIDGKTTNLQDYYEGVIGEMAVISKESIVFTNNVGLLLSTAEENRLSVSSVSLDEEFTNMIKFQHAYNASARNITTIDEMLDRVINGMGIVGR from the coding sequence ATGCGCTCTACATTTCACGGATTAGAAACAGCCCGTCGAGGCATGACGACACAGCAAACTGCGCTAAACGTCTTAGGGCATAATATCGCAAATGCGAACACACCTGGTTACACAAGACAACGAGTGGATTTTGTACAAACAGAACCTTACCCACCTGCGTCAATAAATAGACCAGAAATCCCTGGGCAAATGGGTACAGGTGTTGAAGCGGGAGAAATACAACGCATAAGGGATCGTTTTCTAGATATTCAATATAGAAGTGAAAACAGTAAGCTCGGTTATTGGGAATCTCGTGCAGAAGCACTTTCTCGAATGGAGGACATTATGAATGAGCCTTCTGATTCAGGTTTATCAAGTACAATCGATGCTTTTTGGAAATCTTTAGAGGATTTAGCTGTTGATCCATCAAACTCAGGAGCACGTTCAGTTGTTCGAGAAAACGGTCGTTCAGTTGCACAAGCATTTAATTACATAGCAAGTTCATTACAAGCTACACAACAGGATTTTAAAGACAAGCTAGATCATAGCATTGATGAAATTAATACATTAGCGACATTGTTGAATAATGTAAATCAGCAAATTGCAGAAGTAGAACCACACGGCTTAATACCAAATGATTTGTATGATGAGCGTGACCGACTTTTAGACCAAATATCTAATCTTGCTAACATTGAAGTATCGTACACTTCAAGTGGGGGACATGCCCCTCCAACAGCAGACGGGATTGCAACTGTCACTCTCGTTGATGATTCTGGAAACTCACTTGGCACACTCGTAGATACATCTGGTAATGTGAACGCATTAACGATTAATTACAATGCAACAAATGGTTTGGCTGAATCGATTGATTTTGACGGTAATACGATGGGTGTTGATGGTGGCTTTGCTTCGACAGGTAGCATTAGAAGTTTAATAGATTCATACGGCTATACAGATGGGACATCAAAAGAAGGCGAATATCCTGACATGATCAAAAAGATCGATGAAATGGCATATGCCTTTGCAACTGAATTTAACAATGTCCATCAATCAGGTTGGAATATAAATGATATAAACGCAAGCACGCAAACCCCAGTTAATTTCTTTGAAGCACTGGCGAATCCAGAAGGCGCTGCGAGTCTTCTTCAGCTATCAGCTGAAATTGAAGCATCAACGGATAACATTGCGGCGTCTGCAACCGGCCAGCTTGGGGATGGTGGTAACGCTGTTGCATTAGCAGAAGTGAAAAATAACGCATTAACAATTGACGGGAAAACGACAAATTTACAAGATTATTATGAAGGTGTTATTGGTGAAATGGCTGTTATTTCCAAAGAATCGATTGTTTTCACAAATAATGTCGGTTTATTGCTTAGTACAGCAGAAGAAAATCGTTTATCTGTGAGCAGTGTATCTTTAGATGAAGAATTTACGAATATGATTAAATTTCAGCATGCATACAACGCATCGGCAAGAAATATTACAACGATTGATGAAATGTTAGATAGAGTAATTAATGGAATGGGAATAGTAGGTAGATAG
- a CDS encoding flagellar protein FlgN, with translation MSSQKLLQTLESLFKQHESLYDLSIKKVDVIKTSNIEALDKILIEEQKYIAIINKLDEERKIMVYELVSGHPISGNEPTMIDCINIVTGQTKQQLADIQSELIKVIDKLKQQNELNQALIYQSLQYVNLSLDLLIPQPTSFNYEKPTSTTSHEQIVNRSMFDSKA, from the coding sequence TTGTCTTCTCAAAAATTATTACAAACTTTGGAGAGCTTATTTAAACAACACGAAAGCCTGTATGATCTAAGTATAAAAAAGGTAGATGTCATAAAAACTAGTAATATTGAAGCTTTGGACAAGATTCTCATAGAGGAACAAAAGTATATTGCCATCATTAATAAGCTGGATGAAGAACGAAAAATAATGGTTTACGAGCTGGTTAGTGGTCATCCGATTTCAGGGAATGAGCCAACGATGATAGATTGTATCAACATCGTTACTGGTCAGACGAAACAACAATTAGCTGACATACAAAGCGAGTTAATTAAAGTGATAGACAAGCTAAAACAACAAAATGAACTTAATCAAGCGCTTATATATCAATCACTCCAATATGTTAACTTGTCTCTAGATTTACTCATCCCACAGCCTACTTCATTCAATTATGAAAAACCAACGTCAACTACATCACATGAACAAATAGTTAATCGCAGCATGTTTGACTCAAAAGCGTAA
- the flgM gene encoding flagellar biosynthesis anti-sigma factor FlgM, with protein MKINQFKPNGLYAYKQQTNQYKNNIDKHTKSDRIEISSAAKELQETSQVEIDRQQKVETLKQQVQNGTYTINREQVAKGLYQFYTKQ; from the coding sequence ATGAAAATTAATCAGTTTAAACCAAATGGCTTATATGCCTATAAGCAGCAAACGAACCAATATAAAAATAACATAGATAAGCATACAAAATCTGATCGAATCGAAATTTCTTCAGCTGCAAAGGAATTACAGGAAACCTCACAAGTTGAAATCGATCGTCAGCAAAAGGTCGAAACGCTAAAGCAGCAAGTTCAAAATGGTACTTATACAATTAATCGCGAACAGGTTGCTAAAGGATTGTATCAATTTTACACTAAACAATAA
- a CDS encoding TIGR03826 family flagellar region protein → MNELMNCPRCERLFVKHNMREVCDQCYKEEEEAFNKIYTYLRIKKNRSATIAQIVEDTEVAEEYIIKFIKKGRLSLKQFPNLGYPCKRCNDMIQEGELCKKCVAQLQNELATFEREENRKEHMRKRERKSITYYSLYKDE, encoded by the coding sequence ATGAATGAATTAATGAATTGCCCACGGTGTGAGAGATTATTTGTAAAGCATAATATGAGAGAAGTTTGTGATCAATGCTATAAAGAAGAGGAAGAAGCGTTTAACAAGATATATACGTACCTACGAATTAAAAAAAACCGCAGTGCTACAATTGCACAAATTGTTGAGGATACAGAGGTAGCTGAAGAATATATTATCAAATTTATTAAAAAAGGGCGGTTAAGCCTTAAGCAATTTCCGAACTTAGGATATCCGTGTAAACGGTGCAACGATATGATTCAAGAGGGTGAACTATGCAAAAAATGTGTGGCTCAATTACAAAATGAACTAGCTACATTTGAAAGAGAAGAAAATAGAAAGGAACATATGAGAAAGCGTGAACGCAAGTCTATTACTTATTATTCTCTTTACAAAGATGAATAA
- a CDS encoding ComF family protein has protein sequence MKTCLLCHKPYQMEVSWHAILTLSPEQQKICHECHRRLTIIEGKLCSICGRPLQDVSSTTTLCYDCVRWENQREWRGVLQRNRSVYRYNDYMKEILNLFKFRGDYAVVYAFKSLFQQCFKEHFQDNYMIVPIPLSKQRLYERGFNQADAIAHLLDLSLSHPLSRKHEKKQSKKSRYARIHSDNMYIFNETVLVNHQQILLIDDVYTTGTTVRHAAKALLQAGAKSASSLTLVRG, from the coding sequence ATGAAGACATGTCTTCTATGTCACAAACCATATCAAATGGAAGTAAGCTGGCATGCTATATTGACTTTGTCGCCTGAACAACAAAAGATTTGCCACGAATGTCATAGAAGGCTTACAATAATTGAAGGTAAGCTATGTAGTATATGTGGTCGTCCTTTACAGGATGTATCGTCAACGACAACATTATGTTACGACTGTGTTAGGTGGGAAAATCAACGAGAGTGGCGGGGTGTACTTCAGCGTAATCGATCTGTTTATAGGTATAATGACTATATGAAAGAAATACTTAATCTTTTTAAATTCCGTGGTGATTATGCAGTTGTGTATGCCTTTAAGTCATTATTTCAACAATGCTTTAAAGAACATTTTCAAGATAACTATATGATAGTTCCCATTCCTTTAAGTAAGCAACGTTTATATGAAAGAGGCTTTAATCAAGCAGATGCAATAGCTCATTTGCTAGATTTATCATTGTCTCATCCTCTATCACGTAAACATGAAAAAAAACAATCAAAAAAATCAAGATATGCACGTATCCATTCGGACAATATGTATATATTTAATGAAACTGTTCTTGTGAATCATCAACAAATCTTACTCATTGATGATGTATATACGACTGGAACAACCGTCCGTCATGCTGCGAAAGCCCTATTACAAGCTGGGGCAAAATCAGCTTCTTCGCTCACTTTAGTGCGAGGATAA
- a CDS encoding DEAD/DEAH box helicase, whose protein sequence is MRFYEYRERLIPESLATSELEKHHLQKKPLGQCSFMSPPTCNSSYVYSKQLQQYLFGKQLLLHDIPYPLDLIHEHYVNGYLTYQQGIAFKHGNYYCKRCGNRNKQLFSSFLCARCHEKCTYCRKCIMLGRISECTPVIHWIGPSPDSPRNDGSLQWDGTLSKSQKLASTTIKETIDQHSTLLVWAVCGSGKTEVLFSGIERALQTNKYICIATPRTDVVLELAPRLREVFPSININALYGGSADLKNKLEPLTLSTTHQLLRYYRAFDVVIIDEVDAFPYTVEPMLRYAVNNAKKLTASTIYLTATPHSQWQREVKRQQRNAIVIPARYHGYPLPLPSFRWCGNWQKCLLKHYLPTIVTSWLSMHLQCKKQALLFVPSIDVLHTITMIIKKFDQRIDSVSSKDPKRKEKVAAFRKGDIQILVTTTILERGVTIPNIDVAVLGAEDRIFTESALVQISGRVGRHAASPTGEIIFFHFGKTKAMVRAKRHIQYMNKQGQRQGYINNK, encoded by the coding sequence ATGCGGTTTTACGAGTATCGAGAGCGGTTAATACCTGAGTCTCTTGCTACTTCTGAGCTTGAAAAGCATCATCTCCAAAAAAAACCACTCGGACAGTGTTCATTCATGTCACCTCCAACTTGTAATTCTTCTTATGTCTACAGTAAGCAACTACAGCAATACTTATTTGGAAAGCAACTGTTGTTACATGATATTCCCTATCCTCTAGACCTTATCCATGAGCATTATGTAAATGGCTACCTTACTTATCAACAAGGAATTGCTTTTAAACATGGAAATTATTATTGTAAACGGTGTGGTAATCGAAACAAGCAGCTCTTTTCCAGCTTCTTATGTGCTCGGTGTCATGAAAAATGTACCTATTGTAGAAAATGTATTATGCTAGGGAGAATAAGTGAATGCACACCTGTCATACATTGGATTGGTCCAAGCCCAGATTCTCCGAGAAATGATGGTTCATTACAATGGGATGGAACATTGTCAAAAAGTCAAAAGTTAGCCTCGACAACAATTAAAGAAACAATAGATCAACATAGTACCCTTCTCGTGTGGGCTGTGTGTGGATCTGGGAAAACAGAGGTGTTATTCAGTGGAATAGAAAGAGCATTGCAAACGAATAAATATATATGCATTGCAACGCCAAGAACAGATGTTGTGTTAGAGCTTGCACCGCGCTTACGAGAAGTTTTTCCTTCTATTAATATTAATGCATTGTACGGCGGGAGCGCTGACTTGAAAAATAAACTTGAACCATTGACGCTTTCGACTACACATCAACTTTTACGCTATTATCGTGCTTTTGACGTTGTGATCATTGATGAGGTTGATGCATTTCCATATACGGTAGAACCTATGCTACGATATGCTGTTAATAACGCTAAAAAACTAACGGCATCAACAATTTATTTGACAGCTACCCCTCATAGTCAATGGCAGAGGGAAGTAAAAAGACAACAAAGGAATGCGATTGTCATTCCCGCTAGATATCACGGTTATCCACTGCCTTTGCCCTCGTTTCGCTGGTGTGGAAATTGGCAGAAGTGCCTGTTGAAGCATTATCTTCCTACAATCGTCACCTCATGGCTATCTATGCATCTCCAATGCAAAAAGCAAGCTTTGCTTTTTGTTCCTTCAATTGATGTTTTACATACAATTACAATGATTATAAAGAAATTTGATCAACGAATTGACAGTGTTTCATCCAAAGATCCAAAGCGTAAAGAAAAAGTTGCGGCTTTCCGTAAAGGTGACATTCAAATTCTTGTGACGACAACGATACTTGAAAGGGGTGTGACGATACCAAACATTGATGTGGCAGTACTAGGTGCTGAGGATCGTATTTTTACTGAAAGTGCACTCGTTCAAATTTCAGGGAGAGTAGGAAGGCATGCTGCGTCTCCAACTGGAGAAATCATTTTCTTTCATTTCGGAAAAACAAAAGCGATGGTCAGAGCCAAAAGACATATTCAATACATGAATAAACAAGGACAAAGGCAGGGCTACATTAATAATAAATAG
- a CDS encoding DegV family protein, with product MRTAILTDSTAYIPLEIRNKLHIEMIPLMVNFENESYKEEIEISADDFYDKVRGNGELPTTSQPSIGLFVEKFKQLANDFDAVICIHLSSGISGTYAGAVSAGEMVENINVYPFDSETSCMLQGFYVIEAAEMAKEGKTPEEIILRLQEMKKSVQAYFMVDDLSHLQRGGRLNSAQALIGSLLQVKPVLHFVNKVIVPYEKIRTRKKALQKMIDMFGEEASNQLPMRAVIIHANREQQAEQIKSELEKQYPHVEFTLSYFGAVIGTHLGEGAIGMGWYRK from the coding sequence ATGAGGACGGCAATTTTAACTGATAGTACGGCGTATATTCCATTGGAAATTCGTAATAAGCTTCATATAGAAATGATTCCATTAATGGTTAATTTTGAGAACGAATCATATAAAGAAGAAATTGAAATATCAGCAGACGATTTTTATGACAAGGTTCGTGGTAATGGAGAGCTACCAACAACCTCACAGCCGTCAATTGGCTTGTTTGTTGAGAAATTTAAACAATTAGCTAATGATTTTGACGCAGTCATTTGTATTCACCTCTCCAGCGGTATTAGTGGAACTTATGCTGGTGCAGTTTCAGCTGGAGAAATGGTCGAAAACATAAACGTCTACCCATTCGATTCAGAGACGAGCTGTATGCTCCAAGGCTTCTATGTAATAGAGGCAGCTGAAATGGCAAAGGAAGGTAAAACTCCTGAAGAAATAATCTTGAGGCTTCAAGAAATGAAAAAGTCAGTCCAAGCTTATTTTATGGTTGATGATTTATCACACCTTCAGCGTGGGGGACGCTTAAACAGTGCTCAAGCATTAATCGGCAGTCTTCTTCAAGTGAAGCCAGTTCTGCATTTTGTTAATAAAGTGATTGTGCCGTATGAAAAGATTCGTACACGCAAAAAAGCACTTCAGAAAATGATAGACATGTTTGGAGAAGAGGCTTCAAATCAATTACCAATGCGAGCAGTCATCATTCATGCAAATCGCGAACAACAAGCTGAGCAAATAAAGAGTGAACTTGAAAAGCAGTATCCACATGTCGAATTTACATTAAGCTATTTCGGAGCAGTTATCGGCACACATCTTGGAGAAGGTGCAATAGGTATGGGCTGGTATAGAAAATAA
- a CDS encoding response regulator transcription factor, producing the protein MNTKIVIIDDHQLFREGVKRILDFEESFEVVAEGSDGNEALQLEKTFNPDVILMDINMPIVNGVEATRLLIEENSEAKVIILSIHDDENYVMHALKTGARGYLLKEMDADALVEAIKVVANGGSYLHPKVTHNLVNEFRRLADGGQTNMGNAIEKTEIRRPLHILTRRECEVLQLLADGKSNRGVGEALYISEKTVKNHVSNILQKMSVNDRTQAVVVAIKNGWVEVR; encoded by the coding sequence TTGAATACTAAAATAGTTATTATTGATGATCATCAATTATTTCGAGAAGGTGTAAAAAGGATTTTAGATTTTGAGGAGAGCTTTGAAGTAGTTGCGGAAGGTAGTGACGGAAACGAAGCTTTACAACTTGAAAAAACATTTAATCCTGATGTTATATTAATGGATATAAATATGCCAATTGTAAATGGTGTTGAAGCGACAAGATTACTAATAGAAGAAAATAGTGAAGCTAAGGTCATCATTCTTTCGATTCACGATGATGAAAACTATGTTATGCATGCTTTGAAGACTGGTGCTAGAGGCTATTTGTTGAAAGAAATGGATGCGGATGCATTAGTTGAAGCGATAAAAGTTGTAGCAAATGGAGGCTCATATTTACATCCAAAGGTTACGCATAATCTTGTAAATGAATTCCGACGTTTAGCTGATGGTGGACAAACGAATATGGGAAATGCCATTGAAAAAACTGAAATAAGAAGACCACTTCATATCCTTACTAGACGTGAATGTGAAGTGTTACAGCTATTAGCAGACGGAAAGAGCAACCGTGGAGTCGGTGAAGCATTATATATTAGTGAAAAAACAGTTAAAAACCATGTAAGTAATATTTTGCAAAAGATGAGTGTCAATGATCGTACTCAAGCAGTTGTAGTTGCCATTAAAAATGGTTGGGTGGAAGTACGATAA
- a CDS encoding sensor histidine kinase produces the protein MTKKFNTLALDNILKKMIETVDSSKGEIFQISEQSRTEYEKLNEELLKTKILVNDVIDEGDKLDTHEKFARQRLVEVSRHFDQYSESQVRGAYEQAHALQMNLSMVREREKQLRDRRDDLERRILALSETIERADHLMGQISVVLNYLNSDFRQVGELLEDAIQKQDFGLRIIEGQEEERKRLSREIHDGPAQMLANVMMRSELIDRLYRERGAEEAFKEIRDLRTMVRSTLSEVRRIIYDLRPMALDDLGLIPTLKKYLSTVEEYNQVVILFLSIRKEKRLPARLEVALFRLAQESVQNAIKHADSSKIQVKIEIGVNNVILVIKDDGKGFNIHEKKENAFGLIGMNERVDLLEGEMTVDSKVGVGTVIMIRIPIPV, from the coding sequence ATGACAAAGAAATTCAATACATTAGCATTAGATAATATTCTAAAAAAAATGATAGAAACTGTCGATAGTAGCAAAGGGGAAATTTTCCAAATAAGTGAGCAATCGCGTACGGAATACGAAAAATTAAATGAAGAACTTTTAAAGACAAAAATTCTAGTAAATGACGTGATTGATGAAGGTGACAAGTTAGATACTCATGAAAAGTTTGCAAGGCAACGACTTGTAGAGGTGAGTAGACATTTTGATCAATATAGTGAGAGCCAAGTTCGCGGTGCTTACGAGCAAGCACACGCGCTACAAATGAATTTATCAATGGTTCGAGAACGCGAGAAACAGCTTAGAGATCGTCGTGATGACCTTGAAAGAAGAATATTAGCATTATCGGAAACGATTGAGCGTGCAGACCATTTAATGGGACAAATTTCAGTCGTTCTCAATTATTTAAACAGTGATTTTCGACAAGTTGGAGAATTGCTTGAAGATGCCATTCAAAAACAAGATTTTGGTTTGAGAATTATTGAGGGGCAAGAGGAAGAGCGGAAAAGGCTATCACGTGAAATTCATGATGGACCTGCTCAAATGCTCGCAAATGTTATGATGAGATCAGAGTTAATAGACCGATTGTACCGTGAACGTGGAGCAGAGGAAGCATTTAAAGAGATACGTGATTTACGGACGATGGTACGCTCCACTCTCTCTGAAGTAAGAAGAATTATTTATGATCTACGTCCGATGGCTCTAGATGACTTAGGGCTAATCCCGACCTTAAAAAAATATTTGTCAACAGTTGAAGAATATAATCAAGTAGTCATTCTATTTCTAAGTATTAGAAAGGAAAAAAGATTACCTGCTCGATTAGAGGTAGCGCTTTTCCGCCTAGCGCAGGAATCAGTACAAAATGCCATTAAGCATGCTGATTCAAGTAAAATTCAGGTGAAAATTGAAATTGGAGTGAATAATGTTATACTGGTCATTAAAGATGATGGTAAAGGATTCAACATCCATGAAAAAAAAGAAAATGCTTTTGGACTTATAGGAATGAATGAGAGAGTAGACTTATTAGAAGGTGAAATGACAGTAGATTCCAAAGTGGGTGTAGGTACGGTAATTATGATAAGAATCCCAATTCCTGTTTAA